The following nucleotide sequence is from Saccharothrix texasensis.
CCGACCCGGACCGCCACCGGTTCACCGGCAAGGCGCTCGCCTCGTGGACCCTCATGCGGGAGTACGGCTTCACCGACGTGGACGGCTCGCGGCCGGACTGGGGCCGCTGGTTCGAGGAGGTCTTCAAGGCGGGCGTCGACCCGACGACGGCGGACGTGTCGAAGTACCGGTGACCCGCGCGGGCTCGTCCAGCCGGGTCACACGTCGCCCGGCCGGACGAGCCCCGTCTCGTACGCCAGCACCACGGCCTGCACGCGGTCGCGCAGCTCCAGCTTCGCCAGGATGCGCCCCACGTGCGTCTTCACCGTGGCCTCCGACAGGAACAGCTTCCGCGCGATCTCGGTGTTCGACAGCCCCTTGGCGATCAGCACCAGCACCTCGCGCTCCCGCTCGGTCAACGCCTCCAGCACGGCCGCGTCCCGCAGCTCCCCGCCGCCCTCGCCGAGGAACCGGCTCAGCAGCCGCTTGGTCACCGAGGGCGACACGACCGCGTCGCCGCTGGCCACCGCGCGCAACGCCGACACCAGGTCGCCCGGCGGCGTGTCCTTCAGCAGGAAGCCGGACGCGCCGTTGCGCAACGCCGACAGCGCGTACTCGTCCAGGTCGAACGTGGTCATCACGAGCACCTTCGCGGTGCCCGCCTCGGCGATCCGCTTGGTCGCCTCGACCCCGTCGAGCACGGGCATGCGCACGTCCATCAGCACCACGTCCGGCCGCAGCCGTTCGGCCAGCTGCACGGCGTCGAGCCCGTTGGCCGCCTCACCGACCACGTCGACGTCCTCTTGCGCGCCGAGCACCATCCGGAAGCCCATGCGCATGAGCTCCTGGTCGTCCACGAGCAGTACCCGGATCACGAAGTCACCTTTCCCAGCCAGACCGGCACCCTACGACGGGACCAACGGCAGCACGGCCCGGACCCGCCACCCGCCGCCGGGGTTGGGTCCCGCTTCCAGCGCGCCGCCGAGCACGCCGGCGCGCTCGCGCATGCCGATCAGGCCGTTGCCGCCGGACACCGCGACCAGGTCGTGCGGCGTGCCGAACCCGTCGTCGGCCACCTCCACCTCCACCTGATCACCTGCCTGGGTGACGCGGACGGTGGCCGAGGCCCCCGCGCCCGCGTGCTTCAACGTGTTCGTCAGCGCTTCCTGCACGATGCGGTAGATACCGAGCCCCAGGCCCGCGGGCAGCGCGGAGAGGTCGCCCAGCGTCTCCAGCCGGACGGGCAGCCCGGCGGCCCGGCAGTTCTCGGCCAGCTCGTGCAGGTCGCCCGCGTCGGGCTGGGGCACCCACTGCGTGCCGGACTGGTCCTCCGACCGCAGCACGCCCAGCAGCCGCCGCAGCTCGGTCAACGCCTGCCGCCCGGTGTCGGCGATGGTCCGCACGGCGGCCTCGGCCAGGTCGGGGTCGGACTTGATCGCGTAGCTCGCGCCGTCGGCCTGCACCACCATCACGCTCACCGCGTGCGCGACCACGTCGTGCAGCTCGCGCGCGATCCGGGACCGCTCCTCGCCGACCGCGATCCGCGCCTGCTGGTCGCGTTCGGTCTCCAGCAGCTTCAGCCGCTGCTCCAGCTCCCGGTTGTAGGCGCGGCGGGCGCCGACGAACTCGCCCATCGCCCAGCTGAACCCGAACACGGCCGCGATCACGAACACCATGAACGCGGCCTCGACGCCCGCGCTCATGGGCCACAGGGCCCACACGAACGTGCCGACGGCCAGCCAGATCGCGTACAGCAGGCCCTGCCGCCTGCCGACGTAGGCGACCATCGTGTACAGCGCGATGGCCAGCGAGAAGTCCGCCAGCCGGACCGGCATCCCGGTGGCCAGGTCGCCGTGGGTGAGCAGTTGCAGCGCCCCGCCGAACAGGATCACGTAGGACGAGCCGAGCGGGTGCTTGCGGCGGAAGACCACCGGCACGATCAGCATCGCGCCGACGAACAGCAGCGTGGAGCCCGGCACGGTGGACTGGTTCGCGCCGAGCACGCCCAGGTCGAACACGAGCAGCAACCCGGCCATCAGGGAATCCCCGAAGACCGGGTGCGCTCGCATCCACAGGCTCAGCCGCCGCACGTGACCAGGTTAGGTAGGGGTCGCGGCGCCGCGCGTCGCGCCACGGGTTGACCCGCCCTAATCCCACAGGCGGATGAACCGGCGCGGGCTACCTGGTGGTCTTGATCTGCGTCGGGTCGATCTTGCCGTCGACGGCGTCCGGCACGCGCGGCGCGGGCGCGCCGCGCACCGGCTCGACGCGCGTCTGCGGCGGCACCGATCGCTGCTGCTCGTACTGGCGGTGCTCCTCGGACATCTCGTCGGCCAGCTGCTGCTGGAGCTGCCGGTCGCGGATGCGGCCGAGGATCATCATGGTCACCGCGTGCACCAGTGCCAGGACCAGGAGCATGACGCCGAGCTTCACCACGACGTCCTTGACCGGGTCGCCGGTCTGGATGGTGATGATCGACACCATGGCCAGCAGCCCGAGCACCACGAGGTGGAACAGCACGGTCGCCAGGCGGGTCATGGACTTGGCCGCTTCCGGGTCGCCGTAGGCCCGGCTCATGTACCCCCTCCCGCTGCGGTAGATGAGCTGGCCGTCGATCAGCACCAGCACCACGCCGAGCAGCAGGAACACCGCATATCCCTGTTCCATGCGTGACCTCCCTCGTCGGTCGCGGAAATACCCCCGTCGCCGCGTTCGCAAACCGCGTGCCACCCGTACGTGGCACGATCTCGGCGTGACGACGCAGGCCAAGCAGCTCGCCGGTCCGCTCTCGGCGGCGGTCGCGAACCTCTGCGCCGGCCTGCGCCCGCAGGTCTCGCCGGCGACCGCGGCCGGGCTGGGCGAGGTGCTGCGGCGGTTGTCCGCGCCGTTGCAGGTGGCCGTCGCGGGTCGGATCAAGTCCGGCAAGTCGACCTTGGTCAACGCGTTGATCGGCCGCCGCGTCGCGCCCACGGACGTCGGCGAGTGCACCCGGCTGGTCACCCGCTTCCAGTACGGCACGGTGGACCGGATCGAGGTGGTGTTCACCGACGGCCGCAAGCAGGTGCTGCCGTTCGAGGCGAACGGCTCGATCCCGCCGGACCTGGGTGTCGACGTCGAGCGGGTCTCGCACATCGAGGCCTACCTCACCAACGCCGTGCTGCGGGACCTGACCGTGATCGACACCCCCGGCCTGGGCTCGCTCGACGCGGCGTCGGTGGCGCGCACCGAGGCGCTGCTCGGCGCGGTGGCCGAGGCCGACGGCCTGGACGCGGTGTCGCGCAACGCGGTCGCCGGCGCCGAGGCGGTGCTGTACGTGGTCACGCAGGGCGTGCGGGCGGACGACCAGCAGGCGCTCGCCGCGTTCACCGCCGCGACCGCCGGCCGCGAGGCCGGGCCGGTCAACGCGATCGCGGTGCTGAACAAGGCCGACACGATCGCCGCCGAGACCGTGGCGGGCTCGGGCGGCGACACGTGGCAGGCGGCGGTGCTGCTCGCCGAGCGGCAGGCGCTGACCCTCAAGCCGCGCGTCGCGGACGTGCTGCCGGTGATCGGCCTGGTCGCCGAGTCCACCGAGACGGGCGGCTTCACCTCGGCCGACGCGGACGCGCTGCGCAAGCTGGCCGAGCTGGACGACGCGACCCGCGAGACCATGCTGATCTCGGCCGACCTGTTCGTGGGCTGGGAGTGCGACGTGCCGGTCGGCACCCGCACCCGGCTGCTGGAGAAGCTGGACCTCTACGGCATCCGCAAGGCGCTGGAAGCCGTGGACGCCGAGCCTGGGATCACCGCGGGCGCGCTGCGCCGCAAGCTGCTCGACGCCTCCGGGCTGGACGGCGTGCGGGCCAAGCTCAACGCGGTGTTCCGGTCCCGGGCCGACGGGATCAAGGCCGCCGCCGCGCTGGCGTCGGTGACGTCGCTGGCCGCCGCCTCCGGCGACCCGAACGAGCGGCAGCGCGTGCACGACGCGATCGAGGTGCTGCTGGCGAAGCCCGAGGCGCACCAGCTGCGGCTGCTGGAGGCGTTGACGCTGGTCGCGTCCGGCGCCGTGGCGATGCCCGGCGACCTGGTGGAGGAGGTGCTGCGGTTCGGCAGCTCGCCGGACCTCGCCGAGCAGCTCGGCCTGCGCGGCAGACCCCCGCAGGAGCTGCTGGCCTACGCCCTGGAGCGGGCGGGCTGGTGGCGTTCCTTCGCGTCGTTCGGCGCCACGCCCGCGCAGAGCCGGGTGGCGCACGTGGTGCACCGGGCGTATTTCCTGATCTGGCAACAACTGCGGGGACGGCGATGAGCGGAACGGAACAGGGCGGCACGGCGTCGGATGACGCTGTGGAGACGCACCCGGGAGCGACGCTGGAGAAGACCATCGCCGACGAGCTGCTCGACCAGGCGCTGGCCGAACGGCGCGCCCTGGTCCAGCTGTGCCTGTACGCGCTGGACCGCGCCCGCAGCGCCGGGGTGGTGGAACGGCTCGTGGAGGGCCTGGCGGCGATCGGCGTGACCGCGCTGCGGCCCGACGGCGAGCGGTTCGACCCGTCGCGGCACGAGGCGGGCGGCACCGTGCCGACGCCGGACGCGTCGCTGGACGGCGTGGTCGCCGAGACCGAGGTGGTGGGCTTCGCCGATCGCGGCCGGACGCTGCGCGCGCCCGTCGTCACCGTCTACACCGCCCGATGAGCACCCTGCCGCAGGTCGTCCGGCAGACCAGGGAGAAGCTGACCGCCCTGGTCCGCTCGCTCGACCCGTCGGCCGCGTCGTTCGTGGAGACCCGCCGGGCCGGTCCGGCGTCCGTCGTGGTCGTCGGCGAGACCAACCGGGGCAAGAGCTCGCTGGTCAACGCCCTGCTGGCGACGCCGAACCTGTCACCGGTGGACGCCGAGGTGGCCACCGCGACCTACCTGGTGTTCCGGCACGGGCAGGAGTGGTCGGCCCGCGCCTGCTACGCCGGGTCGATGTCGCCGGTGCCGTTCGAGCGGTCCGAGATCGTGAACTGGGTGTCGGCGGCGCACGAGCTGCCCGAGGGGATGCTGCCGCCCCGGTACGTCGAGGTCGAGGCCCCGATCCCGCTGCTGGAACGCCTGTCCGTGGTGGACACCCCGGGTGTCGGCGGGCTCGACTCGGTGCACGGCGAGCTGGCCGCCGAAGCCGCCGCGAACGCGACCGCGCTGCTGTTCGTGGTCGACGCCTCGGCCCCGTTCACGCGCGGTGAGCTGGACTTCCTCCGCACGGTCGGCGAACGCGTCGAGACCGTGGTCTTCGCGCTGGCGAAGGTCGACCAGTACCGGGGTTGGCGGCAGGTGCTGGAGGCCGACCAGGCGCTGCTGGCCGAGCACGCGCCGAGGTTCCGCGGCGCGACGTTCCACCCGGTGTCCTCGCGGATGTTCGAGCTGGCGGCCAAGGCGCCGAACCCGGACGCGGCGGCGATGCTGCGCGACCGGTCCGGGATCGGCGCGTTGCAGGAGGCGTTGCAGGAGCTGGTGGTCGGCCGGGCGGCGATGCTCGGCGAGGCCAACGGGCTGCGCGCGCTGGCCACCGTGCTGGACGAGCTGATCGCGCGCAACGAGGCGGACAAGCGCGCCCTGTCGTCGGGCGAGGAGGAGGCGGAGACGTTGCGCGGGCGGCGCGACGAGCTGAACTCCCAGCGCCGTTCGTCGACGCGCAGCTGGCAGGTGCGGCTGCGCGGCGAGGTGCAGCGGGCGCGGGTGGAGGGCGCGCACGAGGTGAGCCGCCAGATGAGGGACGTGCAGACGTGGTTCCGCACGGCCATCGACTCGGCCGACCGCGAGCGGCTGGCGGCGCTGCCGCACGAGGTCGACACGGCGTTGCAGGTGGTGTCGGGGCGGATCAGCGCCGGGTTAAGCGTGCGGTTGTCCCGGGTCGCCGACTCGGCGTTGGCGGACCTGTTCTCGCCCGAGGAGCTGGCCGTGATCCGGGGCCAGTTCGCGCGCGGCGTGACGCCGCCGGTCGTGCTGCGGCCACCGGAGAAGCGCGCGCCCACGGCGGAGGACAAGCTGCTGGTGTTCATGGGCGTGTCCGGTGGGTTGGGCGCGGGCCGGCTGGCCGCGTTGCCGCTGGCCGGGCTCGGGGTGGCGGCGCTGAACCCGATCGTGCTGCCGGTGACCATCGCGCTGGGGCTGGGCGCGGGCTGGTGGATGGCCCGGACCAGGAAGCACTCGGCCGACAAGCAGCACCTCAAGCAGTGGCTGTCGGACGCCATCGCGGACGCCCGGTCCACCGTGGACCAGCTGGTGGCCGAGCAGTTGATCGAGGCCGAGCAGCAGTTGTCGCTGGCGTTGGACGACGCGCTGGGCAAGCGGGTCGACGCGATCGAGGCGGAGCTGCGCGAGGTCGACAAGGCGCTGCGCATGGAAGCGGGCGAACGGACCAAGGCGCTCCAAGCCGTCACGCGCCGCCTGGCCGAGCTGACCGCCGGCCGCACGAAGGTGGACGAGCTGCTGGCCCGCATCCGAGCCGTCCGCGACCGCACCTGACTCTGCGTGATCGGAACGCCACTTCCGCACATCACCCCAGGTCATTCCGGTTCGGGTGCCGAGAGCGGGTGCCGACGCTTCCGCAGTGGAACCGAACAGGCATAACGTGAGTCCAACCGGTACAGCACGCAGGAGGGTGGGACACGGTGTACATCGACGAGACAGGCGCGGCCGACGGCGAGCTGAAGGTCACGGTCGGCGACGAGGAGTACACCGCCGAGGCGACCTTCGACCTCGACCAGGACGGGATCGAGGAGAGCGCGGTCGTGGAGACCGACGACGGCGGCCACCTCGCGTTCAGCGACACCGACGGTGACGGCGACGCCGACCTGATGAGCACGTTCGACTCGGACGGCGAGCTCACCTCCCAGGCCGAGTTCGACGAGGACTCCGGCGAGTGGGTGGCCGTCGACCCGTCGGACGACCGGACCGAGCAGACCAACACGAACGCCGGCAAGGCCATCGTGGTCGACATGGAGGGCGGCGCCGACCAGAACGTCGGGCCGGCCACCGAGGACACCGACGGCGACGGCCGCGCCGACACCGCGGTGGTGAAGGACGAGGACGGCGACACCTGGCTCTTCACCGACGCCGACGGCGACGGCAACGCCGACCTGGCCACCGAGATCACCCAGGACGGCGAGGTCACGGTCTCCCGGCACACCGGTGACGACGAGTGGACCGAGGTCGAGCACGGCCGCATCGGCGAGGACGGCAAGTACACGCCGGACAGCGACGAGGCCTGGTCGGAGCAGAAGGTCACGGTGTCGGGCGTGGTCCGCATCGACTCCGTCACCGGCCAGTGGATCAGCCCGAACTGACCCGCGCCAGGAACGCCTGCCACCCACGGGCCGCGAACACCAGTCGCGGCCCGTCGGCGTTCTTCGAGTCCCGGACGCCCACGGTCGCTTCGCCGAACCGCACCTCGACACAGGCATTGCTACCGCCGGAGCTGCGGCTGCTCTTGATCCACCCCGTGTCGCGCGCGGTCACGTGCCCTCCTTGATCCGCCCGATCAGCAGCGCCCGGGTGTCCGCCCGGCTCAGCGCCAGTTCCTTGACCCGGGCGAAGATCCGCCGCATCGGCTCGACGTCTTCGGGTTGATCGTAGTAGGGCGCGGGACCGTGGAGGCTGGTCGCGAAGCCGACCGGGGTGGAGTGGGCGAAGTCCAGCACCACCAGACCGCCGCCCAGCGCCGGGTTGTCCGGCGTGCCCGCCGGCACCACGCCGATGTCGAGTGCGGGGTAGCTCTCCAGCAACTGGAGCAGGTGCAGCACCTGGCCGCGCATCACCGACC
It contains:
- a CDS encoding DUF397 domain-containing protein, which encodes MTARDTGWIKSSRSSGGSNACVEVRFGEATVGVRDSKNADGPRLVFAARGWQAFLARVSSG
- a CDS encoding dynamin family protein, with product MTTQAKQLAGPLSAAVANLCAGLRPQVSPATAAGLGEVLRRLSAPLQVAVAGRIKSGKSTLVNALIGRRVAPTDVGECTRLVTRFQYGTVDRIEVVFTDGRKQVLPFEANGSIPPDLGVDVERVSHIEAYLTNAVLRDLTVIDTPGLGSLDAASVARTEALLGAVAEADGLDAVSRNAVAGAEAVLYVVTQGVRADDQQALAAFTAATAGREAGPVNAIAVLNKADTIAAETVAGSGGDTWQAAVLLAERQALTLKPRVADVLPVIGLVAESTETGGFTSADADALRKLAELDDATRETMLISADLFVGWECDVPVGTRTRLLEKLDLYGIRKALEAVDAEPGITAGALRRKLLDASGLDGVRAKLNAVFRSRADGIKAAAALASVTSLAAASGDPNERQRVHDAIEVLLAKPEAHQLRLLEALTLVASGAVAMPGDLVEEVLRFGSSPDLAEQLGLRGRPPQELLAYALERAGWWRSFASFGATPAQSRVAHVVHRAYFLIWQQLRGRR
- a CDS encoding sensor histidine kinase; translation: MRAHPVFGDSLMAGLLLVFDLGVLGANQSTVPGSTLLFVGAMLIVPVVFRRKHPLGSSYVILFGGALQLLTHGDLATGMPVRLADFSLAIALYTMVAYVGRRQGLLYAIWLAVGTFVWALWPMSAGVEAAFMVFVIAAVFGFSWAMGEFVGARRAYNRELEQRLKLLETERDQQARIAVGEERSRIARELHDVVAHAVSVMVVQADGASYAIKSDPDLAEAAVRTIADTGRQALTELRRLLGVLRSEDQSGTQWVPQPDAGDLHELAENCRAAGLPVRLETLGDLSALPAGLGLGIYRIVQEALTNTLKHAGAGASATVRVTQAGDQVEVEVADDGFGTPHDLVAVSGGNGLIGMRERAGVLGGALEAGPNPGGGWRVRAVLPLVPS
- the grpE gene encoding nucleotide exchange factor GrpE produces the protein MSGTEQGGTASDDAVETHPGATLEKTIADELLDQALAERRALVQLCLYALDRARSAGVVERLVEGLAAIGVTALRPDGERFDPSRHEAGGTVPTPDASLDGVVAETEVVGFADRGRTLRAPVVTVYTAR
- a CDS encoding response regulator, which encodes MIRVLLVDDQELMRMGFRMVLGAQEDVDVVGEAANGLDAVQLAERLRPDVVLMDVRMPVLDGVEATKRIAEAGTAKVLVMTTFDLDEYALSALRNGASGFLLKDTPPGDLVSALRAVASGDAVVSPSVTKRLLSRFLGEGGGELRDAAVLEALTEREREVLVLIAKGLSNTEIARKLFLSEATVKTHVGRILAKLELRDRVQAVVLAYETGLVRPGDV
- a CDS encoding dynamin family protein; the protein is MSTLPQVVRQTREKLTALVRSLDPSAASFVETRRAGPASVVVVGETNRGKSSLVNALLATPNLSPVDAEVATATYLVFRHGQEWSARACYAGSMSPVPFERSEIVNWVSAAHELPEGMLPPRYVEVEAPIPLLERLSVVDTPGVGGLDSVHGELAAEAAANATALLFVVDASAPFTRGELDFLRTVGERVETVVFALAKVDQYRGWRQVLEADQALLAEHAPRFRGATFHPVSSRMFELAAKAPNPDAAAMLRDRSGIGALQEALQELVVGRAAMLGEANGLRALATVLDELIARNEADKRALSSGEEEAETLRGRRDELNSQRRSSTRSWQVRLRGEVQRARVEGAHEVSRQMRDVQTWFRTAIDSADRERLAALPHEVDTALQVVSGRISAGLSVRLSRVADSALADLFSPEELAVIRGQFARGVTPPVVLRPPEKRAPTAEDKLLVFMGVSGGLGAGRLAALPLAGLGVAALNPIVLPVTIALGLGAGWWMARTRKHSADKQHLKQWLSDAIADARSTVDQLVAEQLIEAEQQLSLALDDALGKRVDAIEAELREVDKALRMEAGERTKALQAVTRRLAELTAGRTKVDELLARIRAVRDRT